The region ctcccctcacagaggttatttttcaaagcattttcatcCTTCCCACAACAATCCTACAAGGCgaaggacacagagaagttaTCCCCGTTttctaaatgaggaaactgagactcagagagccTGAGTGACTTGCTAACGACCAATTACAGTCAGAGCTGTGGCTCCTGACTTCCGGCTGGGCCATGGAGGTTGCTGATGGACGCAGGGGAGGAGGAACGGGAGGAGGACCTTGTGCCCTGGACACAGGCCAGGGCTGGGACCACAGAGGCCAGCGCCTACCTTGTGCACCCAGTCCTTGCAGTCGTGGTCCTGCATGCACTTGTCCAGTGCCCCAGCTGACAGCACCAGCACGAAGTTGCGGGCACCTATGACACTCTGGATGAGCTTGTCCTCGAACTTGCCTGCTTCCAGCTTCTCCACATCAATGAAGACACTGAAGCCGTGCAGCTGCAGGTGCACCTTCAGGAGGCTGTAAAGAGGTCCCGTGTCACTGCCTTGGCCTTGCCCCGAGGCCCCAGCCTGCCCGCCTGCCCACCCCTTCTCACCTGGCCAGCTGGGAGCCTGAGTTCCGGCGGTAGCTGATGAAGACATCTGGGATGTCCCCACTGGGCTTGCAGCCAGTGCAGGGCAGCGGGGAGTGTAGCATTTCTGAAGCAGACAAGAGACAGCTTGGTTCACCATGAGGTACATCATCCCCTGCACACCCGCCTTCTCAGCCCGGCCCAACCCCGCCCAGCCCAGGCAGGGTGGCTTGCTTCAAAAAAGGGTCACTGAGATAGCGAGATGGGCCTACGGGAAGGAGGGCTGCTAACTCTTAGTGAGCGCGTCTCAGGAGGCGGGCGTTGTGTTTTAGGGACGTGGATTTGCacctccagccctgccctctctccGGAGCTTCAGACCTACACGGCCAGCTGCCCCCACACACGACAAACCCAATACGTCCCAAGTCCTCCCCGGGACCCTCCCTTCCTAGTTCCCACCACAGCCAGCACCTGGGTATTGGCCTGAACCCCTAcctctcactcattcattcaacaagtatttgctaAGCATTTACTGTATGCCTGGCACTATCCCTTGTGCTTGGGCTACTGCAGTGAATAGAACAGACAAGTCAGTCTTCACAACCCCTGACTCCGAGCTCTGTATCCTTCCTACTTCCCAGGGCCCCCCTGATGTCCAGGCTCCCAACTCCGCCTTCTCGGTGGTCTCCCCAAATCCACACTTACTCGGTCTAATCTGTTTGTACAGCAACCAGAGGGATTTTTCTAAAATCTAAGTCTGAGTGTGTCATTGCCCCCACTTAAAAAAACGTGCacggctctttttaaaaaacgtgtAAGCTATCTTTGCAGTAGGActtccctgtttttaaaaaacgaaATCTTAGGGTTTTATTGGATGCTGCggtgtaaaaataataaaggcttGATCTGCTTTAGTTAAATTTGCTGAATGCAAAGAATCCATCTTCATGTAATATTCGGCCCTAACACTCACAGACAGCATTTGTTTATGAAGCAGAAAGACAGAggctcaaatcccagttctgttATTTTAAGGGCTTTGAGATATGTATTTGGGATTTCCCAAGGGATAACGTTGggaaatgtatttaaattctttaaaactttAGTTTCATCATCTTTTCAGTTAACACCCTCAAGGACCATGTTCATCTTGGATTACGATGGTAGTTACACATATAAGCATTTTTCAAAACTCTTCAAATTGgacactattttttcttttttcttttttttttttttttttcaggaagctCCACTCCCAGTGTGGGacccaatgccaggcttgaactcaatgaccctgagatcaagacctgagctaagataaagagttggatgctcaacctactgagccacccgggagccctgAAATTGGACACTTTTAAGTTATACCTCTTTTAttacttccaatttttttttaaagttgatttaaaaaattaacacccACTGCGCAGAATGGATGTAGAGATTAATGAGATAATATCTGTTTAAAACCTAGTACATACAACAATTGACGATAAATATCAGCTAAATAGTAAATTAGCAAATCAAAGTAGTAAGTGAAAAGGGTTGCTAGAGCCCTAGAATCCATTCTGCCCTCATGACCTCCCCAGAGCACCTCCAGAACCCATCCTCTGCAGGCTGCTGGCTAGTGGCATAAGCCTCCCTCCCCATGTGACCCCCTCCTTCTTGTCTTACCTCCACATTTGCATATCTGCTCCCTCCTCCTGAGCTGCTCTTTCtgctgcacccccctccccaatacATCCTTCAAGACCTGGTCAGACATCCTCTAAATGCCCAGACCTGGGTGGACAGCCAGCGCTTCCTCGCAGCCCCCACTGGAATCCCGGACATGCTTCCTACTGTGGTCACCGACCTGCTTATACACCTGACTTActtccaccccccgccccccccccccccccgactcagCTCAGACTGGGAACTTCTTGAGGGCAAAGTGCAGCATATTGGTCTTTGCATCCTCGGAATCCAGTCTGGCACCGGGGATGTGTTCAGACCATCTACCGTGTGTCTCCCCTCGCCCTGCAGGGCTGGGCTAGGCAGGGGTAGGGGCCCGGGTGGGCAGGCTGACCTCTGGCGGCCGTGAGGATGCGGGCGCGGTGCACGCCCAGGCTGATGCCGCAGTCCTCCAGGAGCTGTTGCTCAGACACGCGGTGCAGCAGGGAGCGGTCCAGGCCGCAGCTGACCAGGCCGTACGTGTACTGGCGGAAGCGCGGGTCCAGGCTGCCCAGCCAGTCGGCCAGGTTGCTGCGGTCGCACGTAGCGTAGTTGGCGAAGGTCTTGAGCTCCGTGAGCTCCCTAAAGAATCTGCACCCCGGGGGAGAAGAGGACGCTGAGGTCCTAACCTGGGACTGGCTAGTGGCGGAGGGCGACGGCTGGCAGGCAGGAGGCTCCGTACCTTTTGCGGGTGATGCCCGATTTCATGCCCAGGTCGGTCTGGAGCTCTTCCTCCGTGAGTCGCAGAAGCAGGTCACCATCCACCTGCTGCTCCTGAGGGAGGGGTCAGATGTAAGGAAGGGCTCTCCTCCTCAGCCCTTGGACCCCAAGCATAACATGCAAGGAAAGGGAACTGTAGAAGGCGATGGGTGAGGCGGATGGGACTCGGAGCCGAGTGACCCCGAAAGTGGCTGAGTACAGACTCCCATCCCCAATATGGCCCCCTGGCGCCGCGGGCATGCAGGCGGAAAAGGGGACCGGTGGCCTCTGTGCAGGGCGCCCCTAGCGGCCGCGCGCCTTTGGGATGCGCCGCTCTACCCGGAAGCTCTCGCAGTAGTGGGAGAAGCCGATCTGCTGCAGCCACGTCTGGACCTCGGCCTCCTTCCAGCTGGCCACGCAGGGCAGAATGGGCCGCGGCACCTCCTCGCCCAGCAGACGTAGCGCACGCTTGGCCAGCGCCGACGTGGTGCCGTTGGTGGAATAGGAAACCAGGCGTTTCAGGCTCTGGATGGCTCCGATGTCGCTGAATACctagggagggatggggagagggtgTCTTGGGTCCACCAGCTCGCCAGCCATCCCCAAACGTGCCcagtccctcccttcccctcttctcagCGCTGAAACTCCCATCATCCACCCTAGCCCTGCCTGCATCCAATATATCACCTAGTTCTGTGGATTCTGCCTCCTGAAGCTCTCTCAACTCTTGACCTCATGTCTCCTCTCTAACAGCTTCCATCTCCCTGGGATgaagtctgagctgtcagtgtggaggccGGGCCTGGCACAGTGTAGCCCCTGCCCACCATTCTCAGCTCAACTGCCCTTTCACAATCCCACACTTGGCTGACACCCACCCACTAAGGCTCTCCAATCTCTGGGCTCAGTCATGGCTTTCCCAGACCCTTAGTTCTTCCGGCCTGCTTGTGGGAATCCTAGTCATCCATCGGAATTCAAATTGATTAGCACCCCCTCCATGCAGCCTACTTTGATTTACCCACAGTTTGGCCCATACCTCCAATTAGACCTTGTACTCTACATGCCACTGTTGTTAATAGATAATGCACCTTCCACTGGATGATAAGCTGACGTCATGTTTTAGTCACCTTTGGAGTCCTGTACCTGGCACATTGCAGGTGGCTGACGATCTCTTTACTGAACTGCATTCACTTGGCCTTGTTGGAAAGGGGGTGCCATAGCTGGTGGTCATGCCTGCTGCCCAGACCCAATCCTTGGGGCCTCACTCCCTACTTCCCTTCAAGTCCCTTCTCCCAAAGCAGAATGACCTGATTTATAAAGCCAGTCCTCCCATGGCCCACCTCTGGGGCATAGAGGGGAAAATCAGAAGCTTCTAGAACCCCAGACCCTGGAAGAGGCCTCCAAGAACCCCCCAACACAACAGTCTCTTTTTAATCTGTGGGGACACACACAATAGGTGACAATGATCTGAGACACTCTCCTCTGAGCAGCCCAGATGACAGCTGTGGTACAGACAGGATGGCCCACCCTGTGCCCACAACTCCCTTACACCAGCTGTCACCAACTCCAACCCCCCAGAGGAATGCAAAGGAGGAGAGGGGTGTTGTAGGGATAATTTTGATtctccaatatttaaaaaacaaaaacacaaacttcTGATAATTTAGCTATTAGGAGCTTCACATGCAGGAAAGAAACTGCTGCCGTGGTTCGCTTTCTCAGTTTTCCAGGATAAAAAAGAAGCATAGagaggcccagaaaggggaagCCAGctagccaaggtcacacagcaagttaaaGCAGAGGGCAAAAGCTTCAGATCAGGCCCTAGGCATAGGGAGCTCTTGGGACACAGGTGGGAGCTATCTGGCCAACGCACTGATGTTCTGCCCCGCCAAGCCCCTGTCTCTGcattccctctccttcctgcacTCCACACCCATGTGACAAAATGGCCCACTGAGGTACCCCAGCTGGTCATCGTTCATGCACTCCAAGCCCAACCTGTCCCAGTGAACtcactttcttcccctccccccccccccccccacaacctctCTCCAGTTACCCTTAATTCAGTACCAGGTGCCACCAGGCACCCAGCTGTCTGTGTCCAAAGCCAGGAGTCATCCTCagctcttccctctccttcaccgctccccccaccccccgccccaagtCCTAATTCTATCTCTTCAGCCCCTCTGAGATCTGTCTGCTTTGCTCTGCCTCTGCTGTCATGCCCCAGCCCACCTTCCCAACTGTCCCCATCATGGCCTCCTATCCGGCTCCCTTGCCTCTGACCTCACCCTTGCCAATTCCATCTCTACAATTGCAGCCAGGATAATCTGTGTGAAATGCATGTTTCCTGCTGAAAATCCTTGCTTTTGCCTTCAAGGCCAGAATGACTGGTCTCTCATCCTTCTCCTTGCTTCACCTAACTCTTAACATGTACTTCAAGTCCCTGTCACTCCCTCTGGGAAGCTGGTCCAGACTCTCTCTAACCCCGGtcctccccctcaccccacacccACCTTAGTCTTGCCCTGCAGGCTCTTGATGGCCGCTTCAGCACAGAGGTAGAAAGCCCCGATGCACTGGGCCTCCAAGCGCGACGAATCCAGCAGCGGCACGAGGCGCTGCAGGTCGTCGGGCCCGCGTCCCTGGCTCGTGTCACTGGCATCCACCAGGCAGCGGGCGAAGCGACCGGGGTCTAGCGAGGCCACGAGCGGCTCCACGAGCGCCAGGGTGCCGGAGCGCTCCACCTCCCGCTCCACCTCCTTGTTGGTTGCCAGCACCGCCACCGCGAGGCAGGCGTGCAGCCGCAGCAGCTCGTCCTCTTTGGAGAAGGCGAGCGGGAAGAGCCACTCTGCAGCGCGCTTCTCCACCATGCGCCTCTGCGCCGCCTGGCCCCCGTGCAGCGCGCAGTTGCCCAGCGCCAGCGCGCAGTGGCGGAGCAGCGCCGGGTCCGTGCGGCGGCACCAGTACAGCACCGCGTCCAGGCCACCGGCCGCCACCAGCCGCTGGCACGTCTCTTCCGAGTGCTTGAACATGTGCTCCAAGATGCCTGCCACGCTCCGCGCCAGCTCCACCGGCTCACGCTCTTTTGCCAAATTCAGGATCACGCCCAACCCGATGCGCGCCACGCGGTCCCTGCCGAGAAAAAGTGGCACTGGGACGGTGGAGTGGCGGCGgtcccggggaggggggtggcttgTCCCCTGGGGGCCACGGTctggtcacttaacctctctggcctcactAGTGTCATATAGGACATGAGGGAGAGCATtatcctccctgcctctgcctttcATCTCCTGTCTGGGGAGGAGCAGATTTCTCGGATTATAAGGATGCTCCATCCTGGCCGCCCCATCTCCTCCCTTAccactgcctcctcccctgcAGTGCATGTAGCCGTTAAGGACCCTAACTCTGGAGAAGATTCCCTGGGTCCTGGTTTCTTCTAGAAAGTTGTGGGGCCTTGAGTGCCTTCCTTTATCTTTCTACCTCTGTTCCTCATctcataaataaaaggaataccTACCCCATAGGGTCATTATGAGAACGAATGTGATAATCCACGTAAAGTGctctgcacagtgcctggcacatacggAAGACTCACTAGACGTTAACTTGTCATCAGTTGAAGTATCACTTGAAGTTCAGCACTCTTAGCCTTGCCCTCAAACCTTTCTCTTCACTCCATGCAGTGTGACTGGGgggtatttattcattcactcaactgaTGTTTATTGAGGagctactgtgtgccaggctgcgCTAGAGGCTAATTAACAGTGCTTAGAACTTACACACAGCTAATATGGAGACAAACAATAAGCAGGTGAACAATGAATGAACAGGTTGATACTGATGTGGCCGTAATGCTAGCAAAACCGGGTGATGTAATGGATAGTGCATGGGTGGAGGGATAtgtctgaggaggtgacatcagAGAGTTCAGTATCTGGAGACTCCTGCCTGAAAGTGTCTGGGAAAAGAGCATGACAGGCAGAGCGAGCAGCGAGGACAAAAGCCCTGAGGGCTGGGGAATTTGGCATGTTTGAGGAATAGAAAGAAGGCCAGAGAGATCTGCAATGTTTATAACtgacaaggaagaaaacaaaatcagcaaggattcatatatagaatatataaatattcacatcAACAAGAAAAAGGCAGCAAATTCAATAGGGAATGGCAAAGGATATAAATGGcaatttataaaagagaaaatccaaagtgttaacaaacaaaataatttgtaatCCTTAGTAATCAGAGAAGTGAAAATTAAATCAGCTATCACATGGGGGCGCTGGAGTGGCTCactcgattgagcgtctgactcttgatttcagctcaggtcctgatcccagggttgtgggattgagccctgtggagctctgcactgagcctccttgggattctcttgctctctccctctccccaatgCACATGAgcacactttccctctctctaaaatataaacaaacaaataaataaaaatcacctatCACTTTACACCTATTGGATAGGCAAAAGGCAAAGCTGGGTAACACAGGTTGATGAGGTGTGGGGCCATGAACATGCTGACGCTCTCTGGGTGGAGGTGCACACTAGGGCAGTCAACTTGGAAAACAGGCTGGGATGCATGGTGAAATTAAGGAGATATACATCCTACAAGCCAGGAATTGGAGCTCTTGAGCTTACAGCCAAAGAAATTATCACAGTCCACAAAAGTCTGTGGAAAAGGTTCACTGCAGGATTGTTTTTGGtgggggaagatggcagcagGCTGGTGTCAAGCCTTGGAGAGTGGAGAGGTAACACGGGCAGGTGACCACTCTGGAGGACTATGGAGCAGTTACAAGTGACTGAACAGATGATAAAAcaacaatattaaaaacatattaatgaGTGGGTGAAAGTAAGAAATGAAATGTGCTTTGTAACACAACACTATTTGGGTAAACTAAAAATACGTGAACaccaaacaagaaaataaagattttaccAGGATAAGGATAGAAAGATATGCATTAAATATACTGAATGGGTGCCTATGGCATTAAATCAGAAAAATGGTGGGACAGGggtacctagctggctcagtcggtggcgcatgagactcttgatctcggggttgtgagtttgaatcccacgtTGGgagcagagattacttaaaaataaaatctaggaaagaaagaaagaaagaaagaaagtaagaaagaaagaaagaaagaaagagaaaggaaaagtaaaggaaggaaggaaggaaggaaggaagaaaggtaggTAGTGGGACATTAAtgaagaggagaagggaagattGTGGAGACTGTATTCTAGGCACGTATGTATACAAAGGCTAGGAGGTATCTGAGAACTGGTGCACTTGGGGACCTGTCCCCACTGCAGCCACACTGAAGTGAAGCCATTTCTAGTGGCTGAGGTGGAAGTTTCAAGGTGGGAGGGAGTAGGGAGAGTGGTGGGGGCCTTCTGAAGCATCTAGAGGCATTTGTGAAGTGCACATCTTGATCAAAAATGGGGAGCCACGGAAAGGCTTCAGGAAGGGGAGTGGTCTGCTCTTGCTTGGGTTGCATAGTTGCATAGGAAACTCACTCTGGCTGCTATAGGGAGGAAGGATCCCACGGAGGGAGCCTGGATGCCAGCAGGGCAGGCAGGAGAGTTGCCACACTCCAGGCAGAGGTgagagttttctgttttcctgacctCCACAAATGATGTCCTCCACAAGTGACATGACCCCCGAAGTTTCCAGCCATGGAGTCCTTGCCCCATGAGCACCACAATGACCACAGTGCTTGTGACTTTGTGTCCATTGCAGGTCCCAGCTGAACCCCTAACATGGCATAAGGCCAACACAACTTTGCTCAGAGGATGATCAGAGGTCATGATCCTTGATCTCTACTTTGTGCTTCCAGAACAATCTGACTACATAAACTCTGAGAATATCAGGACCAGAGTGTGTCTAAGCAGTCATCTAATCCAACATCTTCATTTCCTGAGAACCACTGAAGAGAAAGTCTTGCTCAGGAACATCAATCCAGAGAGAGGACTTCATTCTGAGTCTCTTAATTCCCAGCCCTCCCCTTTCCCTATGCACTTGACACCCTCAGAGAACTTGAACTGTGTGCTTGTTGTGAGAACTATTGACTCAGATCCCAGCTTCTGCAGCCCCAGAGGCtgtggttcaaatcccagctccaaaGGAGGGCAGAAATtgtacacatacacagacacacatacaagcaggtatatataatatacatatgtgtgtagaTCCTTGTAAATGCACAGAATTTCTCTGGAAGGACATACTGTGCAAGAAACTTGTTTTGCTTCCTGGTTTGTCTCTAGGGAGGGGGTCTGGGTAGAAAGTGTGTATCTTTTTGCATCTTTGCACTTTTTGAATTTATATGCAATAGCTTTCtgggttttgtggggtttttttttttgagtttatttatttattttgagagagagagagagtgcaagctgggaggggcagagagagagaaagagagagagagagagagagagagagagagagagagagagagagaacccaagcaggttccccctgtcaatgcagagccccgtgcggggctcgaactcacaaaccgtgagatcatgacctgagctgagatcaagagtcagaggtttaaatgacagccactcaggcactcccgattttttttttttttttaaagacatgtctCCTCCCTTATTTACTGTGTATTTCTGGGAAAGCCATTTAACCTGAGTTAAGCCATTTAACCTAATTATGGTCCCCTGAAGGGGCTACACTGTAAATTGCAAAGGCTAGCAGTCACACCCTCACTGGGTGTCATGGGACCAAGTTCAAAAGTTCCTCCGCTGTTGGGCTTTTCTTGGCATTTGGGAGTGAGGGACACTGTGATGGAGGCTCCCAGGCAGTGGGTGTGGCAGCACTATGGGaagaagggaatgggaaaaggagTGTGTGCATTGATTGAGGAACTTTCTTTAAGAGGAGGTTGGTTGATGAAGGAAGGGCAAGATTTCATAAATTCAAATTCTCAGTGTATCATCTCTCAAAACTTCGAGGGTGACAGGACGTGCTAGACGCTGTCCTTGGTCCTGAAGGGTTGTCAGCACCACCACGTTGTTTCCTGAGACCAGGAGTTAGTAATTCTAAACCAGGGGAGTGTTGTTAGTTTCAACCTTTAAAAACGCCAGTGCAATTTGCATCTTGCAGCCCTCCTCTTCCTCGGGTGTTGGCTGCACCCACTCCCCAAGAGTTCTCATTATAGCTGCCACATCTCACATATCAGACCTACAGGGTACACCCGCCAACCTGTGTGCACCACATCCAGTGAGCACCCACTCCGTTTGCTAGCCCTCCAAATTCAACTGATGTTAGATGGGAAATCAATGACTTTCTGAGCAAGCAGAACCCTAACTTGCTCTCCCAGCTTAACTTGCTTCATTCGTGGACTGTACTATTTCCACCATCCacaaagttatttttcatttttgaaaatggcAAGGAAAGCACCTCTAACCCGTGGCCTCACACTTGTGACAGCTGCATGAGTTCAAAGTGACCCTTGCAAGACCCTTCTACACCTGAGAGGCCTGAGAATTCAGCATGAGACTGCTGCGTGACAGTTTGGTCTGCTCTGACATcagatgagagagaaaatgagtgcgAGGGTCCTCATAGTCCGGGGGAGATCCCAAGAGGCAGACAAGAGAGTCGCAGCCAGGCCTCAGTGGGACCCCACCTACTGGATCTTAgcactatgggggggggggcagagaacaCATACTCTAGCCCCTGCCTAGCTCTGcccctgtttcctcttctctcgCCCATTCATCCCAGTAGAAAACCTTCTGTTCCCCATTAGCAGCTGCAGAATGAGATCATGTCTGGCCTGTTACATGGGCCAAAATGAAGAGGGAGGAAGCAGGTGGTGGATTGGGGGTGGCACGAAGGGGGCGAGTAACCCTTAGGTCAGCACTCATTTCAGCAatcatttctcctcctcctacCCCATTTCCTGAgcactgttttctcttcctttctcagtgGCAGAGTGAAGGTAGCAAAGAAGGGCATCTGGGCCTGCGGGGAGGAGGTCTGTGGGGTTTAGAGGGCACTGGCAGCTCCATGCTGAACCAGGAACAGATTCCTGTCCAACTACTctattcttcctctccctgtctcattCCGCACGTCACCAGTCTGGGGAGTGAATCCTGGCTGCACTATTAGTTTACCTGTTGTGGCAAATCATTAAACTTTCCGAAGTCTCATTtgcctcatttgtgaaatggacaCGCTGGTCCCCAGAGGGGGTGTAGTACAGGGATTTGGTGAGGTGAGGGAGAAAAAGGCACAGAGAGTGGCACGAGAGACCCGGGCTGTCGACCACACTTGCTGCCCCACGGCACCCCGCGCTCTCCCCTCAGCCCGTGAGCACCCTACCGGTTCTCAGCCACCAGGATCTGCTCCAGCAGGCGGGCGGCCTGCACGCGCGTCTCCAGCTCCGGCGCCTGCAGCAGTCGCAGCAGCAGGTCGAGGCCGCCGTCCAGGCGGATGGCGTCGCACAGACCCTGGGCTACTTCTCGGCCCACGGCCGGCAGCAGCCAGGCCTCCTCCACTAGTTGGAAGACCTCGGCCAGGCCGGCGCCCACGGCCCGCGCGCCCCCCGCCTGCTTCAGCTCAGACAGCGCCTGCTGCAGCTCGGGCAGCGCGCGCTCCAGGGCGCCCTGCACCTCGGCGCCCGCCCCGGGCGACACCTCGCGGGGCCCGCGGCCGCCCGCGGTCCACCATGGGCCCGCACCGCCGCCCCCGTCTGGCCCCGGCACCGCTAGACGCTCAGAGCCTGGCCTTGGGCCCGACATGGTGAAGAAGCGGCACAGCTTATAAGCGGAGAGGAGCAGCGTCAGGACCATGGGCGCGGGGCTGCGGGGTACATCCCCGGtccggaggggcggggccgggcggagCGCCCCGGAACTTGGGAAGAGGAGGACAGGAGATGGGGACCAGGTAGAAGGTGCAGGAGAGAGGGATGGATAAAAGGGTACCAGGCAGGGGCGCTGGCCAGAagtttgggggaggggcgagggcgGGATCTGGAAAGGAGCTTTTGGGTAAAAGTATGCAGGCTCAGATgtagagggtgggaaggaggagccaGAGGGGAGCGAGGGATGGACCCAGACGTCAGCAGGCCTGGGAGGCAGCAACAAGAACAAAGCGCGGCTCCAGCCAGAAGATGCTCTGCAGCAGCCCCGCCTCGGACAAGCCGCAGCAAGGGAGCTGACACTCCGCCCCTCGGTCACGTGGGACTCCTCCCTTGCCGCCTGCGTAGCCTCGCACCCGAGCTTCCCCGGCCACGCCCACGCCCTGCGCGGGGGTGGGCGAGGCGACTAGGTGAAGAGGGTGCAGAGCGATAGGACAGCCTCACTATCCCAcaacgcaccccccccccccccccgccgacccCGTGCCCCCGACACTGCAACGAGAAGGCAACACCGTGGAGCGTGCGCCCTGCCCTAACTGTGGTCAAATCAACCATAATAACGATTCGGTACAACTCTCGAGACCCTTTGGGCCCGTTTCTCAAGCCTTGCAACATGCCTTAGGGGGTCGAGATTAGTGTTCCCATTTAACAGCTGAACCGACTGAAGCTCATAGAAAAGAGATTCCCCCAAGTCACCCACCTCTCTGGTTACGGAAGAGAAAAATTCAGTTGGAAACTCAGAATCATTTCTTGCAGGTAGTGGGAGGGTTTCAGGAAGCCTGTGGACCCCAACCCTTGGCACAAAATCAGGCGTTCTGTGCCAGGGGCGTTTTCTGGAAAGAGGGATGCTACTTCTCAAGAGAGTCTAAAAGTGCCAAGAACTAGGCTATTCTTTGCGGATGGGGAGACTGAAGGTGGAGACGGGGAGCAGTGAATGAGCAGGAGACCGAGGAATCAAATCCCGTCCAAATGGTTAATATTCACCCAATTTGCTGTGCCGTGAAGACCAGCTTGGGGAAATCAATGCACCCAAGAGGT is a window of Prionailurus viverrinus isolate Anna chromosome E1, UM_Priviv_1.0, whole genome shotgun sequence DNA encoding:
- the SARM1 gene encoding NAD(+) hydrolase SARM1, giving the protein MVLTLLLSAYKLCRFFTMSGPRPGSERLAVPGPDGGGGAGPWWTAGGRGPREVSPGAGAEVQGALERALPELQQALSELKQAGGARAVGAGLAEVFQLVEEAWLLPAVGREVAQGLCDAIRLDGGLDLLLRLLQAPELETRVQAARLLEQILVAENRDRVARIGLGVILNLAKEREPVELARSVAGILEHMFKHSEETCQRLVAAGGLDAVLYWCRRTDPALLRHCALALGNCALHGGQAAQRRMVEKRAAEWLFPLAFSKEDELLRLHACLAVAVLATNKEVEREVERSGTLALVEPLVASLDPGRFARCLVDASDTSQGRGPDDLQRLVPLLDSSRLEAQCIGAFYLCAEAAIKSLQGKTKVFSDIGAIQSLKRLVSYSTNGTTSALAKRALRLLGEEVPRPILPCVASWKEAEVQTWLQQIGFSHYCESFREQQVDGDLLLRLTEEELQTDLGMKSGITRKRFFRELTELKTFANYATCDRSNLADWLGSLDPRFRQYTYGLVSCGLDRSLLHRVSEQQLLEDCGISLGVHRARILTAAREMLHSPLPCTGCKPSGDIPDVFISYRRNSGSQLASLLKVHLQLHGFSVFIDVEKLEAGKFEDKLIQSVIGARNFVLVLSAGALDKCMQDHDCKDWVHKEIVTALSYGKNIVPVIDGFEWPEPQDLPEDMQAVLTFNGIKWSHEYQEATIEKIIRFLQGRSSRDSSAGSDTSLEGAAPMGPT